One Roseburia rectibacter DNA window includes the following coding sequences:
- a CDS encoding YaiI/YqxD family protein: protein MQIFVDADACPVVDIVEDIAEKHNIPATLLCDTNHVLYYDYSEVIVVGAGADAVDYKLISICHRGDIVVSQDYGVAAMALGKGAYAIHQSGKWYTDENIDRMLMERHLNKKARRGSSKNHIKKQKKRTSEDDERFAQSFEKLVLMAQAREGE, encoded by the coding sequence ATGCAGATATTTGTAGATGCAGATGCATGTCCGGTAGTGGACATAGTAGAAGATATAGCTGAAAAACATAATATTCCAGCCACATTGCTGTGCGATACCAATCACGTGCTGTATTACGATTACAGTGAAGTGATTGTAGTTGGTGCAGGGGCAGATGCTGTTGACTATAAGCTGATAAGCATTTGTCACAGAGGAGATATTGTTGTTTCTCAGGACTATGGTGTTGCAGCAATGGCTCTTGGTAAAGGTGCCTATGCAATTCATCAGTCTGGCAAATGGTACACAGATGAGAATATTGACCGGATGCTTATGGAAAGACACCTTAATAAGAAAGCCAGACGAGGTTCTTCCAAGAATCATATTAAGAAACAGAAGAAGCGGACAAGTGAAGATGATGAACGATTTGCACAGTCATTTGAGAAGCTTGTGCTGATGGCACAGGCGAGAGAAGGTGAGTAG
- a CDS encoding aspartate dehydrogenase: protein MRLFKKKSVVQSYDKENKKPVIKASICNGEQVAGFKDIQTGKIEEVMLIKSPADLESFKAMYGIDEEIVKEY, encoded by the coding sequence ATGAGACTATTTAAGAAGAAAAGTGTGGTTCAGTCTTATGACAAGGAAAATAAGAAGCCTGTAATCAAAGCCAGCATTTGTAATGGCGAGCAGGTTGCAGGTTTTAAGGATATACAAACAGGTAAGATTGAAGAGGTTATGCTGATAAAAAGTCCGGCAGACCTTGAAAGTTTTAAGGCTATGTATGGAATAGATGAAGAGATAGTAAAGGAATACTGA
- a CDS encoding arsenate reductase family protein has protein sequence MNIQIFGTKKCNDTKKAERFFKERGIKYQFIDMKEKGMSKGEFNSVAQVNGGLENMINWDGKDKDLLALIKYTTDEDKLEKVLENPQVIKTPAVRNGKQSTLGYQPDIWKGWN, from the coding sequence ATGAATATACAGATATTTGGCACTAAGAAATGTAATGATACTAAGAAGGCTGAGCGTTTTTTTAAGGAGCGTGGCATCAAGTATCAGTTCATTGACATGAAAGAAAAAGGAATGAGCAAAGGTGAATTTAACTCTGTTGCACAGGTAAATGGTGGTCTGGAGAATATGATCAACTGGGATGGCAAAGACAAGGATTTGCTTGCACTTATTAAATATACTACGGACGAAGATAAGCTGGAAAAAGTGCTTGAGAATCCGCAGGTAATTAAAACTCCGGCAGTAAGGAATGGAAAGCAGTCGACATTAGGTTATCAGCCGGATATCTGGAAAGGATGGAACTAA
- a CDS encoding peptide deformylase: protein MVKKIVKDPLFLAQKSVDATEADKQVVTDLIDTLRANLDHCVGMAANMIGVKKNIIVVAAGPFQFAMINPVITKKSEAFQTEEGCLSLEGARPCTRYQEIEVDYLDQSFKKQHGKYSGWTAQIIQHEIDHCNGIVI, encoded by the coding sequence ATGGTAAAGAAAATAGTAAAAGACCCATTGTTTCTTGCACAGAAGTCGGTGGATGCAACAGAGGCAGATAAGCAGGTGGTAACAGATCTGATTGATACACTTAGAGCCAATCTTGACCATTGCGTAGGCATGGCTGCAAACATGATAGGTGTTAAGAAGAATATTATTGTTGTGGCAGCAGGACCATTTCAATTTGCAATGATTAATCCGGTAATCACAAAGAAATCCGAAGCATTTCAGACAGAGGAAGGATGCCTGTCTCTGGAAGGTGCTCGTCCTTGCACCAGATATCAGGAGATTGAGGTGGATTACCTTGATCAGAGCTTTAAAAAGCAGCATGGGAAATATTCCGGCTGGACGGCACAGATAATTCAGCATGAGATTGATCATTGTAATGGTATTGTGATATAA
- the tnpA gene encoding IS200/IS605 family transposase, producing MDNKSLSHTKWKCQYHIVFIPKYRKKILYGRVRNDVREIISTLCKYKDVDIWIVNTFSDKFF from the coding sequence ATGGACAATAAAAGTTTATCACACACAAAATGGAAATGCCAATATCACATTGTATTTATTCCGAAATACAGAAAGAAAATTTTGTATGGAAGAGTGAGAAATGATGTGAGAGAAATAATAAGCACGTTATGTAAATACAAAGATGTGGATATTTGGATTGTCAACACTTTTTCAGACAAATTTTTTTAG
- a CDS encoding IS630 family transposase: MGKRASSIELSNEEREYLERQTRARTIQAQTVTRARILLLRADSVSIDAIADKVGINRCSVMLCLKKFKEGGIENALFDAPGRGRNAEITDEEKAWIINIACQKPIDFGYAAETWTYAKLTSHINKTAEAAGYTRLSTIHKSTVHTILDEADIKPHKITYYCENRDPNFDSKMHNVLLVYKQLEMQFDESGKLIISEDTPIHVLSYDEKPGIQAIATTSDDLMPNEKHPTINRDYEYKRLGTLSLLAAIDLQTGEAIPLVRDKYSSTEYIEFLKLLDDKYPKGDKLRIVLDNLKVHTSEATRKYLATVPGRFEFVFTPKHGSWLNMVESFFSKMTRQMLRGIRVKSKEELTNRIYRYFVEINEEPIVFHWKYNLDDIDVSEEIIVDTLSVKKSS, from the coding sequence ATGGGCAAAAGAGCATCATCAATCGAACTCAGCAATGAAGAAAGAGAATATCTGGAACGTCAGACTCGTGCCAGAACAATTCAGGCTCAAACAGTTACAAGAGCGCGCATTCTATTATTACGTGCGGATTCCGTATCAATAGATGCGATTGCTGATAAAGTGGGGATCAACCGCTGCAGCGTCATGCTTTGCCTGAAAAAGTTTAAAGAAGGAGGCATTGAAAATGCACTCTTTGATGCCCCTGGTCGTGGCAGGAATGCAGAGATTACAGACGAAGAAAAAGCCTGGATCATTAACATTGCATGCCAGAAGCCAATTGATTTTGGATATGCTGCTGAAACATGGACGTATGCAAAGCTAACCTCACATATCAATAAAACTGCTGAAGCAGCTGGATACACAAGACTATCCACCATTCATAAAAGTACAGTACATACAATTCTTGACGAGGCAGATATAAAGCCACATAAAATAACTTATTATTGTGAGAACAGGGATCCTAATTTTGATTCCAAAATGCATAATGTCCTGCTTGTGTATAAGCAGCTTGAAATGCAGTTTGATGAATCTGGAAAGCTCATTATATCTGAAGATACACCTATACATGTGCTGTCTTATGATGAAAAGCCAGGAATACAGGCTATTGCAACAACATCAGATGATTTAATGCCGAACGAAAAGCATCCGACCATCAATAGAGATTACGAATATAAACGTTTGGGGACTCTTTCATTATTAGCTGCAATTGATCTTCAAACAGGAGAAGCGATTCCTCTTGTAAGAGACAAGTACAGCAGCACGGAATACATTGAATTTTTGAAGCTGTTAGATGATAAGTATCCAAAGGGAGACAAGCTTCGCATCGTACTCGATAATCTTAAAGTTCATACATCAGAGGCGACCAGAAAATACCTGGCAACTGTACCGGGAAGATTCGAATTTGTATTCACTCCCAAACATGGATCATGGCTCAATATGGTTGAAAGTTTCTTTAGCAAGATGACTCGTCAGATGCTCAGAGGTATCCGTGTTAAATCTAAGGAGGAACTTACTAATCGTATCTACAGATATTTTGTAGAAATAAACGAAGAGCCGATTGTGTTCCATTGGAAATATAATCTCGATGATATTGATGTATCGGAAGAAATCATTGTTGATACACTGTCTGTCAAAAAGTCGAGTTAA
- a CDS encoding YodL domain-containing protein, whose protein sequence is MAESKTEKQKVQEITEKLEQGIKELFESEKYKTYLNTMSKFHNYSFNNTMLIAMQKPDATLVAGFKAWQKNFDRHVKKGEKGIRILAPAPYKIKEERDKIDPVTQELLLDKDGNPQKEEVEITIPAFRAVSVFDVAQTDGKPIPELAAKELLSDVEGYQDMIRAVEAISPVPIELEEIAGDSKGYYDREAKRIAVQENMSEGQTLKTMIHEVAHSKLHSKEVEQDEQMKKDRNTKEVEAESIAYTVCQHFGVDTSDYSFGYIAGWSSGRDTKELRASIDTIRRTASELITGIEEQLQELQRNREVSQEQTKESILLIQNTDLSEFSLLDVYGMDRPELMQALSEMTDDDKLSIQAYLESRGAWTTEIGNQDSREYGEYHLDVRYNTDTDELIDMKERKAVYDKAMEPINADDVVVKFASIFESEWEVLKITNMLRDDVRKMLKDMAFLDEKEWDGNYLSYMEKQGAEITLLASSSKELNGNMPDFWDYEYDFNAGLTDAEELSVIQQAEHIINRLEHGQPTFSDDERNLIVNYAYKLGNVEKTRELAEHIYAQEVDGNQDVALAMIDAQAEIDALPDSMISIYEMQEYGYTWNEMFPLTQERAIELFDHDLPVYLLHTDGSETTVSDRKQIEKHDGMCGIEKGDWLNERKLQMMQEEITESDSNREAQLLYGNTDKYGIYQLNDDPKLDKFRFEGTESLKRMGIIKDNFDAVSPENYKLVYMGELAELQGQTQSETLEAIYTKFNIDHPADYKAHSLSVSDIVVLHEDGENSAHFVDSFGFTELPKFMLTLEGKENEIQTELAVHIADRYILMHECDEGYDYSILNEQYHLLDGGVYDNPDITIQRAMDMVIADLKEPRFSAVTEQYYRDEYLQGEVYAGSEVEIVDYEELSEKAEEVEQADLEAKQAEFKENNPDVVADFRAKTEELFHSLDGQSADDIEKTVYAYVQSQIDEYGLDAQIVDVVVSGSRCRGIEQENSDLDVVVEYTGSTREDDFFNMLHEDSIYIAGIQVDINPITESRTGTLETYLPEVETYLQEKAQQEQINNQLVTQGRELVQEQNALVSEEKVLSELEKEPIIEPETVHITFTVAECGEFHNMGEYHEGIETIEEAMKLYNAIDPSRMHGIPSIGVNMHIDGTEEWEDEEADIVRGNCIDVDFLNYTPELRDTPTVQDALKKLIAAYPEKEVNDRETKETKIQTLAAELDQLSYDIDTFEYRDSVPDREAQVQMIANDIKSGNVKPLQIFLQTSIDEGIDEDSERQAKELIAKLAEYKPLAKIEELEEQNYNMIDDRLNNGVEKFNREEEMKEQAEKPQVRTSLKERLAAKQKEVAQGKKDSKEQEKSKNTHREM, encoded by the coding sequence ATGGCAGAATCTAAAACAGAAAAACAGAAAGTACAGGAAATAACGGAGAAGCTAGAGCAGGGTATCAAGGAGCTTTTTGAAAGCGAGAAGTACAAGACTTATCTGAATACCATGTCAAAATTCCATAATTACAGCTTTAACAATACTATGTTAATTGCGATGCAAAAGCCAGACGCTACGTTAGTGGCCGGATTCAAGGCTTGGCAGAAGAATTTTGACAGGCACGTTAAGAAGGGGGAAAAGGGTATTCGTATCCTTGCCCCAGCACCCTATAAAATCAAAGAGGAGAGGGACAAGATTGATCCGGTCACACAAGAACTTTTACTTGATAAGGACGGAAATCCGCAGAAAGAAGAAGTCGAGATAACAATTCCGGCATTCCGGGCAGTATCCGTTTTTGATGTGGCGCAGACAGACGGAAAGCCGATACCGGAACTTGCGGCAAAGGAGCTTCTTTCAGATGTGGAAGGGTATCAGGATATGATTCGTGCAGTAGAAGCCATTTCACCAGTACCGATTGAACTGGAGGAGATAGCCGGAGATTCCAAAGGCTACTATGACAGGGAAGCAAAGCGGATTGCGGTGCAGGAAAACATGAGCGAGGGCCAGACCTTAAAGACCATGATCCATGAGGTGGCTCACTCCAAGCTGCATAGCAAGGAAGTGGAGCAGGATGAGCAGATGAAAAAAGACCGCAATACCAAAGAAGTGGAAGCTGAGAGCATAGCTTATACAGTATGTCAGCATTTTGGAGTGGACACTTCCGATTATTCCTTTGGATATATTGCCGGATGGAGCAGTGGCAGAGATACCAAGGAACTGAGAGCTTCCATAGATACGATACGGAGGACAGCTTCGGAGTTGATTACCGGGATAGAGGAACAATTACAGGAATTACAAAGGAACAGGGAAGTATCACAGGAACAGACAAAGGAAAGTATTCTCCTCATACAGAATACTGACCTTTCAGAGTTCAGTCTGCTTGATGTATATGGCATGGACAGACCGGAACTGATGCAGGCATTGTCAGAAATGACAGACGATGACAAGTTGAGCATACAGGCATATTTGGAAAGCAGGGGTGCATGGACAACGGAAATCGGCAATCAGGATTCCAGAGAGTACGGAGAGTATCATCTGGATGTGCGTTATAACACAGATACAGATGAGCTGATTGATATGAAGGAGAGAAAGGCGGTCTATGATAAGGCAATGGAGCCGATCAATGCCGATGATGTGGTTGTTAAGTTCGCTTCAATTTTTGAAAGCGAATGGGAGGTTTTGAAAATCACAAATATGTTGAGGGATGATGTCAGAAAAATGCTCAAAGATATGGCTTTTCTTGATGAAAAAGAATGGGATGGCAATTACCTTTCATATATGGAAAAACAGGGAGCGGAAATCACGTTACTTGCGTCCAGTAGTAAGGAATTAAATGGAAATATGCCGGACTTTTGGGATTATGAATACGATTTTAATGCAGGTCTGACGGATGCAGAGGAATTGTCTGTCATTCAACAGGCAGAGCATATCATTAACCGGTTGGAGCATGGACAGCCAACTTTTTCCGATGATGAAAGAAATTTGATTGTAAATTATGCGTACAAGCTGGGGAATGTGGAGAAAACAAGGGAGCTTGCAGAACATATATATGCACAGGAAGTGGATGGAAATCAGGATGTTGCATTAGCAATGATTGATGCACAGGCAGAAATCGACGCACTTCCGGATAGCATGATCAGTATATACGAAATGCAGGAATATGGCTATACATGGAATGAAATGTTTCCTCTGACACAGGAAAGGGCAATAGAACTATTTGACCATGATCTGCCTGTGTATCTTCTGCATACGGACGGATCAGAGACTACTGTATCCGACAGAAAACAGATTGAGAAACATGACGGGATGTGCGGTATTGAAAAAGGGGACTGGCTGAATGAACGAAAGCTCCAGATGATGCAGGAAGAAATTACAGAGAGTGATTCCAACAGGGAAGCACAGCTCTTGTATGGAAATACCGATAAATATGGCATTTATCAGTTAAATGATGATCCTAAACTGGATAAGTTTCGTTTTGAGGGAACGGAAAGCCTGAAGCGTATGGGAATAATCAAGGACAATTTTGATGCTGTATCACCGGAGAATTATAAGCTCGTGTATATGGGAGAACTTGCAGAATTGCAGGGACAGACACAATCGGAAACATTGGAAGCAATCTATACAAAGTTCAATATTGATCACCCGGCAGATTATAAGGCACACTCTCTTTCGGTCAGTGATATTGTAGTACTGCATGAGGATGGCGAGAACAGCGCACACTTTGTTGATTCTTTTGGATTTACGGAACTGCCGAAGTTTATGCTGACATTGGAAGGTAAGGAGAACGAAATACAGACAGAGCTTGCGGTACATATCGCAGACCGCTATATCCTTATGCATGAATGTGATGAGGGATACGATTACTCCATTCTGAATGAGCAGTATCATTTACTCGATGGTGGTGTTTATGATAATCCGGATATTACGATTCAAAGAGCAATGGATATGGTAATCGCAGACTTGAAGGAACCACGCTTTTCAGCGGTTACAGAGCAGTATTATCGTGACGAATATTTGCAGGGAGAAGTATATGCGGGTTCTGAGGTCGAGATTGTAGATTATGAGGAGCTTTCAGAAAAAGCGGAGGAAGTAGAACAGGCGGACTTGGAAGCGAAGCAGGCAGAATTTAAGGAGAACAATCCGGATGTGGTTGCAGATTTCCGGGCAAAGACAGAAGAATTGTTTCATAGTCTGGACGGACAGAGTGCGGACGATATAGAAAAAACGGTATATGCCTATGTACAGTCGCAGATAGACGAGTATGGACTGGATGCACAGATTGTTGATGTGGTGGTATCCGGAAGCCGATGCAGAGGTATTGAGCAGGAAAATTCGGATTTGGATGTAGTTGTGGAATACACAGGCTCAACCAGAGAAGATGACTTTTTCAATATGCTACATGAGGACAGCATTTATATTGCAGGCATACAGGTAGATATTAACCCGATTACAGAGAGCAGAACCGGAACATTGGAGACTTATCTGCCAGAAGTGGAAACCTATCTGCAGGAGAAGGCACAGCAGGAACAGATCAACAATCAGCTTGTCACGCAGGGGAGAGAATTGGTGCAGGAACAAAACGCACTTGTATCAGAAGAAAAAGTGCTTTCTGAACTGGAAAAAGAGCCTATAATTGAACCAGAGACAGTCCATATTACATTTACGGTTGCTGAGTGTGGAGAATTTCACAATATGGGTGAATACCATGAGGGCATTGAAACGATAGAGGAAGCTATGAAACTTTACAATGCCATTGATCCTTCCCGTATGCATGGGATTCCTTCTATTGGTGTAAATATGCACATTGATGGTACAGAAGAATGGGAAGATGAGGAAGCAGATATTGTCAGAGGGAATTGCATAGATGTGGATTTTCTGAATTACACACCAGAGCTTCGGGATACTCCCACAGTGCAGGATGCACTTAAAAAACTGATTGCGGCATATCCGGAGAAAGAGGTCAATGACCGGGAGACAAAAGAAACGAAGATACAGACGCTTGCGGCAGAACTTGATCAGTTATCCTATGATATTGACACTTTTGAATATAGAGACTCGGTACCGGACAGGGAAGCACAGGTTCAAATGATTGCAAATGATATAAAAAGCGGTAATGTGAAGCCATTACAGATTTTTTTGCAGACATCTATTGATGAGGGAATTGACGAGGACAGCGAAAGACAGGCAAAAGAGCTGATTGCTAAGCTGGCAGAATATAAGCCGCTTGCCAAGATCGAGGAGTTGGAGGAGCAGAATTATAACATGATTGATGACAGGCTCAACAATGGTGTGGAGAAATTCAATCGTGAGGAAGAAATGAAAGAACAGGCGGAAAAGCCGCAGGTTCGTACTTCCTTAAAGGAGCGTCTGGCAGCTAAGCAGAAGGAAGTGGCACAGGGCAAGAAAGATTCCAAAGAGCAGGAAAAATCAAAGAATACACACAGGGAGATGTAA
- a CDS encoding transposon-transfer assisting family protein, with the protein MNNPFTVEETNLICIFHSDSRAKVIEGIHKAMKHIDDDELLELSMRVAGKLESIGDEEYAGLVLEAAE; encoded by the coding sequence ATGAATAATCCATTTACAGTTGAAGAAACCAATTTGATATGTATTTTCCATAGTGACAGCAGGGCAAAGGTTATAGAGGGCATTCATAAGGCAATGAAACATATCGACGATGATGAACTTTTAGAATTGTCGATGCGTGTGGCAGGAAAACTGGAAAGCATAGGTGATGAAGAATATGCCGGATTAGTGTTGGAAGCGGCAGAATAA